In Curtobacterium sp. L6-1, a genomic segment contains:
- a CDS encoding CU044_5270 family protein, translating to MSDDDLSALRRLRSDEDLPPEVVDASLDRARLRFETAVRTTGGARRGRPAPPVRTRRRLRPALVAGAAVVAAGALVASGVGIIHWSSPEPAAAATLHEAARAAVAERAPVGAYTRVIETERALAYVTSDGEHYDGGYLAPTTSTTWVPADVSGTWVRATWSGPATTFYGGPAVRKAAAEDYATAAHRDDPQWERGQGGDFTVGELGGKQEGRIGPTDIAGLPRDPAALVRRIEAAPRSVGASDAEHVFDTIKELLRTGLVPADLRAGMYEALATLPGIVVTEEQASLDGRVGTAVGLPAGTGSDRQEVIVDRTDGAYLGERTVQVRPMGSIPTGAVIDSVAVRVAPADDQP from the coding sequence ATGTCTGACGACGACCTCTCCGCCCTCCGCCGGCTGCGCAGCGACGAGGACCTCCCACCCGAGGTGGTCGACGCCTCGCTCGACCGTGCACGCCTCCGGTTCGAGACGGCGGTCAGGACGACGGGAGGCGCGCGTCGGGGCCGGCCGGCGCCTCCCGTCCGGACCCGGCGACGGCTCCGACCGGCCCTGGTCGCCGGTGCCGCCGTCGTCGCAGCTGGTGCGCTCGTCGCCTCCGGCGTCGGGATCATCCACTGGTCGTCCCCCGAGCCCGCCGCGGCCGCCACCCTCCACGAAGCCGCACGTGCCGCGGTCGCCGAACGGGCGCCGGTCGGGGCGTACACGCGGGTCATCGAGACGGAGCGGGCGCTCGCGTACGTCACCTCGGACGGCGAGCACTACGACGGGGGCTACCTCGCACCGACGACGAGCACCACCTGGGTGCCCGCCGACGTCTCCGGCACCTGGGTCCGTGCGACCTGGTCGGGACCGGCGACCACGTTCTACGGCGGCCCGGCCGTGCGGAAGGCGGCGGCCGAGGACTACGCGACCGCGGCGCACCGGGACGACCCCCAGTGGGAGCGTGGCCAGGGCGGCGACTTCACGGTCGGCGAACTCGGGGGGAAGCAGGAGGGCCGCATCGGTCCGACGGACATCGCGGGGCTCCCCCGGGATCCGGCTGCACTCGTCCGACGGATCGAGGCCGCGCCCCGGTCGGTGGGTGCGTCGGACGCGGAGCACGTCTTCGACACGATCAAGGAACTGCTGCGGACCGGGCTCGTCCCCGCCGACCTCCGGGCGGGGATGTACGAGGCGCTGGCGACCCTGCCGGGCATCGTCGTCACCGAGGAGCAGGCCTCGCTCGACGGACGCGTGGGAACGGCCGTCGGACTCCCGGCGGGCACTGGGTCCGACCGGCAGGAGGTCATCGTCGACCGCACGGACGGCGCCTACCTCGGCGAGCGGACCGTCCAGGTGCGGCCGATGGGCAGCATCCCGACCGGTGCCGTCATCGACTCGGTCGCCGTCCGGGTGGCCCCGGCGGACGACCAGCCCTGA
- a CDS encoding RNA polymerase sigma factor yields MPSNHPPPDAAAALGRQFDLHARRILLYLARRTDLQTAEDILGETFVTALVRWPSFDLSRQEPLPWLFGIATNLLRRHWRSERRAVRAMSRTAVPDLFEDEPGDRLDVERAVQVVVRELDRMRPAVRDTVLLHAWAELTYDQIAEATGVPVGTVRSRLNRARTALRAVPGATDPLNGPLHV; encoded by the coding sequence GTGCCCAGCAACCACCCACCACCAGACGCCGCCGCCGCGCTCGGTCGACAGTTCGACCTGCACGCCCGCCGCATCCTGCTGTACCTCGCCCGCCGGACCGACCTGCAGACCGCCGAGGACATCCTCGGCGAGACGTTCGTGACGGCCCTCGTCCGCTGGCCGTCGTTCGACCTGTCCCGGCAGGAACCGCTGCCGTGGCTGTTCGGCATCGCCACGAACCTGCTCCGTCGGCACTGGCGCTCGGAACGGCGGGCCGTCCGGGCGATGTCCCGCACCGCCGTCCCCGACCTGTTCGAGGACGAGCCGGGCGACCGCCTCGACGTCGAGCGTGCCGTCCAGGTGGTCGTCCGCGAGCTCGACCGGATGCGGCCCGCCGTCCGGGACACCGTCCTGCTGCACGCCTGGGCCGAGCTGACCTACGACCAGATCGCGGAGGCGACCGGCGTGCCCGTCGGTACCGTCCGCTCACGACTCAACCGCGCCCGCACGGCCCTCCGCGCCGTCCCCGGTGCCACCGACCCCCTGAACGGACCACTCCATGTCTGA
- a CDS encoding class I SAM-dependent methyltransferase, which translates to MDAAELTQLLTPAGMDLLDRTPSVSDGGEIVRVVSRLRAEGHDPALVAAVLTQAKLRQKARGKFGDFAARMLFTEAGLEQATRLQVAAQHAGRFAAAGLHRVADLGCGIGGDALAMAALDLDVTAVDRDEVTAAVATHNLAPWPNARVELGDAATYDVSTVDGVWMDPARRTSGHSDTRRLADPDDWSPSLDTVFAAATTTPTGVKLGPGIDRDLIPDTAEAQWTSVDREVVELALWFGPLARPGICRAATVIGPHGIAELTGAADAEDVEVGPLGAYLYEPDGAVIRARLIGDLARSLDGHMLSEGIAYVTSDQAVLTPFAQGFRVVDTMPLDVKRLAARLAADDIGTVEIKKRGVDVDPAEFRKRLRLRGRGRVTLVLTRLEGRHTAVLCERLTDVAG; encoded by the coding sequence ATGGACGCCGCCGAACTGACCCAGCTGCTGACCCCGGCGGGGATGGACCTGCTCGACCGTACGCCCTCGGTCTCGGACGGCGGCGAGATCGTCCGGGTCGTGTCGCGACTGCGGGCGGAGGGGCACGACCCGGCGCTCGTCGCGGCGGTCCTCACCCAGGCGAAGCTCCGGCAGAAGGCCCGCGGCAAGTTCGGCGACTTCGCCGCGCGGATGCTGTTCACCGAGGCCGGCCTCGAGCAGGCCACCCGCCTCCAGGTCGCCGCGCAGCACGCCGGACGCTTCGCTGCCGCCGGGCTGCACCGGGTGGCGGACCTCGGCTGCGGGATCGGCGGGGACGCCCTCGCGATGGCCGCGCTCGACCTGGACGTGACCGCCGTCGACCGGGACGAGGTGACGGCCGCGGTCGCGACGCACAACCTCGCACCCTGGCCGAACGCGCGGGTCGAACTCGGGGACGCCGCGACCTACGACGTGTCGACCGTCGACGGCGTGTGGATGGACCCCGCCCGCCGGACGAGCGGGCACTCCGACACCCGCCGCCTCGCCGACCCCGACGACTGGTCGCCCTCGCTGGACACCGTCTTCGCCGCCGCGACGACCACGCCGACCGGGGTGAAGCTCGGCCCGGGCATCGACCGCGACCTCATCCCGGACACCGCGGAGGCGCAGTGGACCTCGGTCGACCGCGAGGTCGTCGAACTCGCCCTCTGGTTCGGGCCGCTCGCCCGCCCCGGCATCTGCCGCGCCGCGACCGTCATCGGGCCGCACGGCATCGCCGAGCTGACGGGTGCCGCCGACGCCGAGGACGTCGAGGTCGGGCCGCTCGGCGCCTACCTCTACGAGCCCGACGGCGCCGTGATCCGCGCGCGGCTGATCGGCGACCTGGCCCGCTCGCTCGACGGGCACATGCTCTCCGAGGGCATCGCCTACGTGACGAGCGACCAGGCGGTCCTGACCCCCTTCGCGCAGGGGTTCCGGGTCGTCGACACCATGCCGCTCGACGTCAAGCGCCTGGCCGCCCGCCTGGCCGCGGACGACATCGGCACCGTCGAGATCAAGAAGCGGGGCGTCGACGTCGACCCCGCGGAGTTCCGCAAGCGCCTGCGTCTCCGGGGCCGTGGTCGCGTCACGCTCGTGCTCACCCGCCTGGAGGGTCGCCACACCGCCGTCCTGTGCGAACGGCTCACCGACGTGGCCGGCTGA
- the tsaD gene encoding tRNA (adenosine(37)-N6)-threonylcarbamoyltransferase complex transferase subunit TsaD, producing the protein MTAVEPLVLGIETSCDETGVGIVRGTTLLANVIASSMDEHARYGGVVPEVAARAHLEAMTPTLEQALEQAGVTLDELDAVAVTAGPGLAGALMVGVGAAKALAVATGKPLYGVNHLVGHVGADVLRSDGSEIDLPTVALLVSGGHTSLLLVRDLVGDVELLGETIDDAAGEAFDKVARLLGLPYPGGPQIDRAAADGDPTAIRFPRGLTLPKDMAAHRYDFSFSGLKTAVARWVERCRDDGRDVPVADVAASFREAVVDVLLTKALAACRDTGVDRLLLGGGVVANARLRQVAEERCAAAGVALRIPPFDLCTDNGAMIAAVGARLVAEGHAPSDLGIAADSTLPVTTVQV; encoded by the coding sequence ATGACCGCGGTTGAACCACTGGTGCTCGGCATCGAGACCTCGTGCGACGAGACCGGCGTCGGCATCGTGCGGGGGACCACCCTGCTCGCGAACGTCATCGCCTCGAGCATGGACGAGCACGCCCGCTACGGCGGCGTCGTGCCCGAGGTCGCCGCGCGCGCGCACCTCGAGGCGATGACCCCGACGCTCGAGCAGGCCCTCGAGCAGGCCGGCGTCACGCTCGACGAGCTCGACGCCGTCGCCGTGACCGCCGGTCCCGGGCTCGCGGGCGCCCTCATGGTCGGTGTCGGGGCCGCGAAGGCGCTCGCCGTCGCCACGGGCAAACCCCTGTACGGCGTGAACCACCTGGTCGGCCACGTCGGCGCGGACGTGCTGCGGTCAGACGGCTCGGAGATCGACCTGCCGACGGTGGCGTTGCTGGTGTCCGGCGGGCACACGTCGCTGCTGCTCGTGCGCGACCTGGTCGGCGACGTCGAACTCCTCGGCGAGACCATCGACGACGCCGCGGGAGAGGCGTTCGACAAGGTCGCGCGCCTGCTGGGTCTGCCGTACCCGGGCGGCCCGCAGATCGACCGGGCAGCGGCGGACGGCGATCCCACAGCGATCCGGTTCCCCCGCGGACTGACCCTGCCGAAGGACATGGCCGCACACCGGTACGACTTCTCGTTCTCCGGGCTGAAGACCGCCGTCGCGCGCTGGGTCGAGCGCTGCCGTGACGACGGTCGCGACGTCCCCGTCGCCGACGTCGCCGCGAGCTTCCGCGAGGCCGTGGTCGACGTCCTGCTGACCAAGGCCCTCGCAGCCTGCCGCGACACCGGTGTCGACCGGCTGTTGCTCGGCGGCGGGGTCGTGGCGAACGCCCGGCTCCGCCAGGTCGCCGAGGAGCGCTGCGCCGCTGCCGGGGTGGCGCTGCGGATCCCGCCGTTCGACCTGTGCACGGACAACGGCGCGATGATCGCGGCCGTGGGCGCGCGGCTCGTGGCCGAGGGGCACGCACCGAGCGACCTCGGCATCGCCGCCGACTCGACCCTGCCGGTGACGACCGTCCAGGTCTGA
- the tsaB gene encoding tRNA (adenosine(37)-N6)-threonylcarbamoyltransferase complex dimerization subunit type 1 TsaB, translating into MLLAIDTSAGTSVAVVDPTTRQVLAVRETDDTRRHAEVVGPFLDEVLRDAGITPADVTGVAAGMGPGPFTGLRVGIAAARTFAAARGVPVLPVVSHDAVAAGQDGRLVVLTDARRREVAWSAYDADGVRVAGPGLARPADLDDALRASRADTVDWRRVTAATIPAGRLGVLVADRLASGAPLAADTPVYLREPDVTVPGAPKRVAR; encoded by the coding sequence GTGCTGCTCGCGATCGACACCTCCGCCGGGACCTCCGTCGCCGTCGTCGACCCGACGACGCGTCAGGTCCTCGCCGTCCGCGAGACCGACGACACGCGCCGGCACGCCGAGGTCGTCGGCCCCTTCCTCGACGAGGTCCTCCGCGACGCCGGGATCACCCCCGCCGACGTCACCGGCGTGGCCGCCGGCATGGGCCCCGGTCCGTTCACCGGCCTGCGAGTCGGCATCGCCGCCGCGCGGACGTTCGCCGCCGCCCGCGGCGTCCCCGTCCTCCCCGTCGTCAGCCACGACGCGGTCGCCGCCGGACAGGACGGCCGCCTCGTCGTCCTCACCGACGCCCGCCGTCGCGAGGTCGCCTGGAGCGCCTACGACGCCGACGGCGTCCGCGTCGCCGGTCCCGGTCTGGCCAGGCCGGCGGACCTGGACGACGCGCTGCGGGCCTCCCGTGCGGACACCGTCGACTGGCGCCGCGTGACGGCCGCCACCATCCCGGCCGGGAGGCTCGGGGTGCTCGTCGCGGACCGGCTCGCCTCCGGCGCGCCCCTGGCCGCCGACACCCCCGTCTACCTGCGCGAGCCGGACGTGACCGTGCCCGGGGCGCCGAAGCGGGTGGCGCGGTGA
- the groES gene encoding co-chaperone GroES: MAVSIKPLEDRIVIRQVEAEQTTASGLVIPDTAKEKPQEGEVVAVGPGRIDDNGNRVPLDVAVGDKVIYSKYGGTEVKYSGEDLLVLSARDVLAVIEH; the protein is encoded by the coding sequence GTGGCCGTCAGCATCAAGCCGCTCGAAGATCGCATCGTCATCCGCCAGGTCGAGGCGGAGCAGACCACCGCGTCGGGTCTGGTCATCCCGGACACCGCGAAGGAGAAGCCCCAGGAGGGCGAGGTCGTCGCCGTGGGCCCGGGTCGCATCGACGACAACGGCAACCGCGTGCCGCTCGACGTCGCCGTCGGCGACAAGGTCATCTACTCCAAGTACGGCGGCACTGAGGTCAAGTACTCCGGTGAGGACCTCCTCGTCCTCTCGGCCCGCGACGTCCTCGCGGTCATCGAGCACTGA
- a CDS encoding DUF4190 domain-containing protein, translated as MSDQNDRSTHDEASDQASDHASGQPSQDGRSPVARDPFASSGQGSAAQGVTDPAGDRSGSAASSSYGAASGSSASGAPWAGPSSSGADQARYGQPPQSGQSGQYPQAGQYGGAGQNGQAGQYGQAGQYPQAGQYGGAGQYGGAGQYGGAGQYGQAGQHPQTGQYGKSGQYGGAGQYAGSGQYGGAGQYGAAGQYGQSANPYAASNPYAASSPYSSGRPRTTSTLAILSLVFALGGVVVWPLIILTSPAGAIMGHIALGRIRHTGEQGRGLALAGIICGWAMTALYVIAVIGFIALGIASVQTPPGGWDGSDGAGAFIA; from the coding sequence GTGTCCGACCAGAACGACCGATCGACGCACGACGAAGCGTCGGACCAAGCATCGGACCACGCGTCGGGTCAGCCGTCGCAGGACGGGCGGTCACCCGTGGCGCGTGACCCCTTCGCGAGCTCCGGACAGGGTTCGGCGGCGCAGGGCGTCACCGACCCCGCGGGCGACCGCAGCGGGTCGGCCGCGTCGTCCTCGTACGGTGCGGCGTCGGGCTCCTCGGCGTCCGGTGCGCCGTGGGCCGGGCCCTCGTCGTCCGGCGCGGACCAGGCGCGGTACGGGCAGCCGCCGCAGTCCGGGCAGTCGGGGCAGTACCCCCAGGCCGGCCAGTACGGCGGAGCGGGCCAAAACGGCCAGGCGGGCCAGTACGGCCAGGCGGGCCAGTACCCCCAGGCCGGCCAGTACGGCGGAGCCGGCCAGTACGGGGGAGCGGGCCAGTACGGTGGAGCGGGCCAGTACGGCCAGGCGGGGCAGCACCCGCAGACGGGCCAGTACGGCAAGTCGGGCCAGTACGGCGGAGCGGGCCAGTACGCCGGCTCCGGCCAGTACGGCGGAGCGGGCCAGTACGGCGCAGCGGGCCAGTACGGCCAGTCGGCCAACCCGTACGCCGCGAGCAACCCGTACGCCGCGAGCAGCCCGTACTCCTCCGGACGGCCCCGCACGACGAGCACGCTCGCGATCCTGTCGCTCGTCTTCGCCCTCGGCGGAGTGGTGGTCTGGCCGCTGATCATCCTCACGAGCCCGGCCGGAGCCATCATGGGGCACATCGCCCTCGGCAGGATCCGGCACACCGGCGAGCAGGGTCGCGGGCTCGCGCTCGCCGGGATCATCTGCGGATGGGCGATGACGGCGCTCTACGTCATCGCCGTGATCGGGTTCATCGCCCTCGGCATCGCGTCGGTGCAGACACCGCCGGGCGGCTGGGACGGCTCCGACGGCGCGGGCGCCTTCATCGCCTGA
- the rimI gene encoding ribosomal protein S18-alanine N-acetyltransferase: MTAVLPDGLRLRRAHPQDLDDVMWLEHVSFPTDAWSASQMSGELHSPHGYYVVVETTDEGSAPTVVGYAGLSSLPGNPVADVQTIAVAANQRGKGLGRVLFTELLDEARRRDVHEVFLEVRADNPVAQTMYTAFGFEHIATRPRYYQPDGVDAWVMRAELPAQPDVAGAGTGDRPSGVGPIGQEILDDRG, from the coding sequence GTGACCGCCGTGCTGCCGGACGGGCTGCGCCTGCGGCGGGCGCACCCGCAGGACCTCGACGACGTCATGTGGCTCGAGCACGTCTCGTTCCCGACGGACGCCTGGTCGGCCTCGCAGATGTCCGGCGAACTGCACTCCCCGCACGGGTACTACGTCGTGGTCGAGACGACCGACGAGGGCTCGGCGCCGACGGTCGTCGGGTACGCCGGGCTGTCGTCGCTGCCGGGCAACCCGGTGGCGGACGTGCAGACGATCGCGGTCGCCGCGAACCAGCGGGGCAAGGGCCTCGGCCGGGTGCTGTTCACCGAGCTGCTCGACGAGGCACGACGCCGCGACGTGCACGAGGTGTTCCTCGAGGTCCGTGCCGACAACCCCGTGGCGCAGACGATGTACACCGCGTTCGGCTTCGAGCACATCGCCACCCGGCCGCGGTACTACCAGCCCGACGGCGTCGACGCGTGGGTGATGCGGGCGGAACTGCCGGCGCAGCCCGACGTGGCCGGGGCCGGGACCGGGGACCGCCCGAGCGGTGTCGGACCGATCGGACAGGAGATCCTCGATGACCGCGGTTGA